AGCTTGGTTGGTCTATCAGGCCTTGATCCGGCCTGCATTACGCAAAACCTTTGATCAAGTATTGCTGAATGTTGGGTCAACCGCTGACATTCTGCGCAGCCGCGAGCCAATTTTGGCCTATGTTACCCATACAAGTTGGTGGGATGGGCATCTGGCGTTCGAATTATTTCGCACAGTCTACCCACGCCACCACTATTTAATGATGGAAGAAGCCCAGTTGGCCCGCTATTTCTTCTTTCGTTGGTGTGGCTGTTTCTCGGTTAATCGCCAAGAACCACGCGAAGCCTTGCGCTCAATTCGCTACGCCAGCAGCCTGCTCCAACACAAACAATCTTTAGTTTGGATCTTTCCGCAGGGTCAGATTATACCGCCAGATCGCCGTCCGCTCCAACTTTTTCGTGGGGTCGCCGATATCGCCACCCGCACCGGCAATTTGTGGTGCTTGCCAATCGCCTTGCGCTACGAATTTGCTGGCGAACAACGGCCAGTTGCCTTAATTCGCTGCGGCGAGCCAACATGGGTTGATGCAGATACCAGCCGCGAACAGCTGCAACCGCAATTAGCAATCAACCTAACCCGTGCCGCCGATCAACTACGCGATGAATGGAATCAGCAAGAGCTTGTTAATTTTCAGCCAATTTTGCAAGGCACAGCCTCGGTCAATCGCCGTTTTGATCACATTTTAGGGCCAATTGTGCGCTGGTGGCAACAATAACCAACATTTGGAGATCGGAACAAACGAAACCGCGAAGAGCACGAAGACCGCGAAGTATGAGATATTAGAAATACAAGAACAATCCACAAACTAAATATTTGGGGGTGCAGGGGGCTGAAAACCCCCTGCGTTTCCCTTCGGCGGAGGGACGGAA
The DNA window shown above is from Chloroflexota bacterium and carries:
- a CDS encoding lysophospholipid acyltransferase family protein encodes the protein MPPSPSKNQPRLPAQPNRLGAWLVYQALIRPALRKTFDQVLLNVGSTADILRSREPILAYVTHTSWWDGHLAFELFRTVYPRHHYLMMEEAQLARYFFFRWCGCFSVNRQEPREALRSIRYASSLLQHKQSLVWIFPQGQIIPPDRRPLQLFRGVADIATRTGNLWCLPIALRYEFAGEQRPVALIRCGEPTWVDADTSREQLQPQLAINLTRAADQLRDEWNQQELVNFQPILQGTASVNRRFDHILGPIVRWWQQ